GGGCCCGTGCTGCTGAGTCATGCTGTTCATGTTGCGCTCCTCACGGTATGGCGTGTCATTTGTTGTTATTGCTGCGGAATGTCACCGCTTCAGGAATCGTCCCCGCGGACCGAGGATGGATGCCGACACAGCGGCTTGACGCTGATGTCCATGTACGGGAACAGCGGCAGGTTCGAGACCAGCTCCTGCAATTCCGCGTTGTCCTCGACATCAAAGATACTCACGTTCGAATAGCTACCCGCCACGCGCCACAGATGACGCCACTTGCCGCTGCGTTGCAGCTCCTGCGAATAGGCTTTCTCGGTTGCCTTGATCTCGGCGGCTTTTGCAACAGGCATATCCACCGGCAATTTGACCGTCATTTCCACTTGAAAAAGCATTGGCTCTCTCCTGTTCTCGCCGCGCTTCAGCGCGCAAATTCCCTGAGTCGATCTTCATCCAGCTCGACACCCAGTCCGGGGCCCGATGGCAGCTCAACGCCAAATTCTGCGAAGCGCAGTGGCCGGGTCACGATGTCGTCGGTCAGCAGCAGCGGACCGAACATCTCGGTGCCCCACTGCATGGCCGGAAGAGTGGCCCAGGCGTGCAGTGCCGCGACGCTGCCGATGGTGCCTTCGAGCATGGTGCCGCCATACAGGCCGATGCCCGCCGCCTGAGCGAGGTGTGCCAGCTGCAGGGCACCAGAGGGACCACCGCTCTTGGCGATCTTCAGCGCGAAGGCGCCGCTGAAACCCTGTTTGATCAACGCCAGACCATCGGCGCTGTCCTGCACGCCTTCATCGGCGAGCATCGCCACCTCGAAACGCCGTGACAGGCGCGCCATACCGGCATGCTGGTGGGCGGGGATCGGCTGCTCGATCAATTCCACTCCGGCTTCCTGCAGGGCGGCAATCGCTCGCACCGCGGTGTTTTCATCCCAGGCCTGATTGACATCGACCCGCACGCTGGCGTCATCTCCCAAAGCCGCCTTGATCGCGGCCACATGGCGCAGATCCTCAGCGACAGGGCGCAGCCCGATCTTGAGTTTGAAATCACGGTGGCGACGCTCATCAACCAGCCGTTGGGCTTCCTCGATATCACGCTCGGTATCGCCGCTGGCCAGCGTCCACAACACTGGTAGATGGCTGTGACGATCTCCGCCCAGCAAGGTGGCGACCGATACTCCAAGGCGTTTGCCCTGAGCGTCCAACAACGCGGTCTCGAGGGCCGACTTGGCAATCGCATTGCCCTTCGCCACCTTGTTCAGCCGCGCCATCAGCAGATTGATGTTGCTGGCATCCTCGCCAACCAGGACTGGGGCGAGATAGGTATCGAGATTGACCTTCATGCTTTCCGGGCTTTCCGGGCCATAACTCAGTCCACCGATGGTGGTCGCCTCACCGAGCCCTTCGATGCCATCGGCGCAGCGCAGGCGAACGATCACCATGGTCTGGGTGGCCATGGTGGCCATCGACAGCTTGTGCGGACGGATGGTCGGCAGATCGACCAGCAGCGTCTCGATGGATTCGATCAAACAGGACATTGACGTTACTCCTGACGGGCTTGGCCTGACGGGCACTGGAGAGGACATCCCGCCATCTGCCATCAACCACCATTGCCATGGGGCGAGGCTGCCTATCGGTCGGTGGCGGTGTTGTCCTCGGAACTGCTCGCATTCTGGTTGCGGGAGCGGGCGCCAACCAATATGGTTTGAGTGCCATACCATACCCAGGAGGTATCATGGAGCTTCGTCATCTACGCTACTTTCGTGCCGCTGCAGAAGAGTTGAACATCACGCGAGCAGCACAGCGCCTGCATATGGCACAGCCACCACTGACTAGACAAATCAATCAGTTGGAAGAGGAACTTGGAGCAAAGCTGTTCGAGCGCGGCCCACGAGGACTGACCCTGACCCCGGCAGGGCAGTTCTTCTACGAGCACTCGTTGCAGATACTTGAAAAGTTGGACACCACCGTCACCGCGGTACGCCGGATGGTGCGGCACAACCGCGAGCTGTTCGGCATTGGCTTCGTGCCCTCGCTGTTCTACGGCCAGTTGCCGCTGCTGGTGCGTGGGTTACGACAAAAGGACGATGTGGAACTGACGCTGGCCGAGATGACCACCGTCGAACAGGTCCAGGCGCTGAAGGCCGGACGTATCGATATAGGCTTCGGTCGTCTGCGCATCGATGACCCGGAAGTCGAGCAGGAAGTGTTGTTCGAGGAACCGATGATGGCAGCAGTGCCTGTCGGCCATCCGCTGGATGGCAGCATGCCGACGCTGGAAGAACTGGCTCAGTATCCGCTGGTGCTCTACCCCGCCAGCCCGCGGCCGAGTCTGGCCGATATCGTACTGGGGTTATTCAGGAGACGCGGGCTCAAGGTCGAGGTCGCCCAGGAAGCCCACGAGATGCAGACCGCGCTGGGGCTGGTGGTCTCTCACTTCGGCATTACCCTGGTGCCGGAGCAGGTCAAACGTCAGAATCGCGATGGCATCAGCTACCTGTATCTCGCCGAGAAGCACATCACCTCGCCCATCGTCTGTAGCCGTCGACGTGGTGAAGTTCCCAGCGAAACCATGAAGGAAGCCAACGCCATCCTCAAGGTATTGGTCGAGAACCGTATCAGCGGGAAGTATCCGTGAACGTGCCGCAGGCGTATCAGAGTGGCAGGGCCATCGCGCAGCGACTGTCCCTGCGGAAGCCATGGGCGACCTCAGTATCAAGGGTGTTGCGCAAGACCGCCGACAGTTCATGGTCCTCGAGGATGCGAAATCCCAGGCGGGCGTAGAACGGCGCATTCCAGGCGATATCACGAAAGGTGGTCAGGGTCAGCTCTACCACACCCTGCTGCCGCGCCACCTCGATCACATGCTGCATCAGCGCACGCCCCAATCCCTGACGCTGGCGATCGGCATGCACCGCCAGTTCCTCGATATGCAGGCCATCCTCGCCAGGCCGCACGGCGATGAAGGCACATGGCCGGTCGTGCTCATCAGCCACCACCCAACACTGCCCAATCCTCAGTAATTGCCGATGCTGCGCCTCGGAAAGCACAGCATCATCGGCAACCCACGCAAGCTCCGGAATTACCAGGAAAGCCTGGCCCGCCGAGCTCTCGATCATGGGAAGATCGGGGATATCGCAATATCGAGTCGCACGAATACTGATCACGGAACCCTCTCCATAGCTGAGCACGAATTGAAGCCACGACTATCAGGCATCGAGACAGGCAGCGTAAAGGCAATGGGGCCAGGCACACACTGGCGCTGGCCCCATCGGGTGTGTCATTCACTCAGTAGTCGAAGAATACCGTCTCACCTTCACCCTGCAGCACGATATCCAGGCGGTAGCGCGTGCCACCGGATTCATCCGACTCCCTGCAGGCAATCAAGGTCTGGCGGCGCATTGGTGATTCGACGGCATTGAGCACCGGGCATTGGGCATTGGCCTCGCTCTCATCCTCGAAATACAACCGCGTCTGCAGTTGAATGTTCACGCCACGGGCAAACACCGCCAGATTGATGTGCGGTGCCATGATCTTGCCATCGGCGCGAGAAATGGCGCCAGGCTTGATGGTGTGCAGCGTCCACTCACTGTTGCCTTCAGCGGTGGTTGCGGTGCGCCCGAAACTGTTGAAGTTTGCCTGACTGTCATACACGGGTTGATAGTCACCGTTGCCATCGGCCTGCCAGGCTTCGAGCAAGGCATCACGCACCAGGTCGCCGTTGCCGTCGATCACCCGACCAACCACGGTGATGCGCTCGCCATCCGCGCTGTCGCTGGCCATGCGATTCCAGATTTCGTCATCGCGCTCGGGCAGGCCAGCGACATCCAGCGCCAGACCGATATGTACGTAAGGCCCTGCGGTCTGGGACGCGGTCTCGCGCAGCATCAACTCGGCGGTAGGCTTGAAATTAGGCTGTTCCATGGTCATCTCCTCTTGCATCACTGATTCTCGCATCACTGATTTTCGAACCAGGTCTGCAGTTCGCCACGCACCACCAGATCGAAGCGCCAGGCCAACGCGTCCATGGGACGCGAACGCGCCATGTCGAGGCGACCGATCATGGTTTGTACCGCTTCAGGATCGTTGAGGGTCTGGACGATGGGACAGATTGGAATCAATGGATCACCCTCGAAATACATCTGGGTAATCAAGCGTGTGGAGATCGACGGCCCCATGACGCTGACGTGGATATGCGCCGGGCGCCAGCTATTGATGCCGTTGGGCCAGGGGTAGGGGCCCGGCTTGATGGTGCGGAAGCGATACCAGCCATCCTCATCGGTCAGGCAACGCCCGACACCGCCGAAGTTGGGATCGAGCGGCGCGAGGTAGGCGTCCTTCTTGTGACGATAGCGACCACCGGCATTGGCCTGCCACATCTCGACCAACGTATGCGGCACCGGCTTGCCGAACTGATCGACAACACGGCCGAACAGGATTATCCGCTCACCGACCGGCAGCCCCGGTTGTTCAGCATCACGGAAGTTCATCAACAGGTCGTTGTCATGCGCTCCCATGCGCAGCTTGCGGAAGTCAGGTCCGGTCAGCTCGGAGACACTGGGGTTCTGCAGGCTGACCAGTGCCTGAGAGGGAGAACGGGGAATACTGGTCTTGTAGCCAGGCGCATAGGCGGGTGGATGCCAATTGCGATCACGCTCGACGAAGCGGCGTTGAGTTGTCATATCGGTCACTCGGGATGATTGTTGGTTATGTTTCACCGAGTGTGACGCCGAATGCAGCGCATGCCAATTGAGGCTTTCACAGCCCACCATAACCTATGGGTTATAGGAGTATCGGATTGGCGTGGCGAAATATCGGGCAGCGAGTCCCGCCAGACTACTGGGGCCTTTCCAGTGCTGCCAGGCGCAGCACCTCACAGAAGCCATGCAGCGCCGTGGTCGGCTGCATACTGGCATTCAGACACAGCCCCACCGAGCCGCCCTGCTGCTCGAACGCCAGGCTCAATTCCACCAGACTGCCGTCGTCCAGCGCTTCTGCCACCGCCTCGAAGGGCGCGATCCAGATGGCATCGGTGTCCTGCACATAGCGTCGGCTGATCGGCAATGACAGGGTTTCCAGGCATGGGCTGGGCACGCTGATCGCATGACGCGCGCAGAAGCTGTCGACCTGCTGGCGCAACGTGGTGCGTTGCGGCGGTAGCGCCCAGGGGTAGTCGATCAGCGGTTCGGCACCTTGCAACGAGACTCCCGCCAGCGGATGGGCAGCGCGCACCACCAGCCGCAATGATTCGTAGTAGAGATGCTCGAACGCCAGCTCACGGATCTCGCGTGCAGCGGTCATGCGCCCCACCACTATATCGAGCTCCCCCGAGGCCAGTCGCGAGAGCAGAAAGGCACTGGTGCCGGTGACCACCTGGATGCTGACATCCCGTCCCAGGGGCGAGCTCTGCCAACGTTGGATGGCGGTGGGCAACAAGCGACTCTCGACGGTGGATAATGCACCGACTCGCAACCAACGCTGTCCATTATGCGCATCGGCCAGTGCCTCAACCCCCTCCTCCAGCGCACGCACTGCAGGCCCGGCATGCCGCAACAGGGTCAAGCCCGCCTGAGTAAGACTGACACCTTGAGCGGTGCGCTCGAAAAGCACCGCACCGACATGTTCCTCAAGCTCGCGAATCGCCTTGGAAATCGCAGGCTGACTGATCGCCAGCGATTCGGCGGCACGCGCAAAGCTACGCCGCCTCGCCACCTCGAGAAAGGCATTGAGATGGCGCAGCTTGATGCGTTGGTCAAGCATGGAGAAGACCGGAATCCGTCAGCAGATGACTAGCCACGACAAGCGGCAAGAACCCGGTCGATCGGCGCAGAAGCGCCCTGGAGAGAAAAGCGGGCAGGATCGCCCTGATGCGGTGTCACCACGGCCACCTTGCCTCCCTGCAGCGTGGTCAGCAGACCGCGGGGCGCATCGGCGATCCAGATATCGGCCGATGACGAATGGTGTGACTCGAGACGATAGCCAATGCCATCGACCAACACATCCAACGGACGATTGAGGTCGCTACGCGACTCAGCACCGTAACCGCTGAGGGTCAGCGTCGTTTCTCCCTCACGGCACATCAGCGCCAGAGTATGCCCACCGCTGTCCGATGACTGGGCTGTCGCCCCGTCACCCAACGCTTGATGAGAGTCGGCAGAACGCCAATCCGCCCATGCGGATGTCGTCCAACCGGTAATCAGCAGCAAGAGCAGAGTTCTCAACCACATATTGCCTCCTCACCTCGAGAAAAGGGCAAACACGTCAGCGGCGGCATTGCGATGACCACCGGTGCTCGTATCGTCGCCGGCATCATAGCGCAGACGGTCAATGGATTCCCTTCCGGTGTCCGGGGCAGATGCTCGGCCCCGTGTAGTCGCCTACGGCTTGCGTCGTTGGTGCCTACCATAACGACTTCCATGAAAAGAAAACAGTGTTCTGTTAGTCCATTTTCTTCTCTCGAGGTTCCCTGGTCGCTACTCGCCCCAGCCCAGTTCCTTATCCCTTACCCCAGCCCAGTTCCTTTGCCAGCGCAAAGGCGTGGTTGGCCGCAGGCACTCCAGCATAGATCGCGACATGCATCAGTACCTGACGCAGTTCCGCTTCACTCAAGCCTATACGCTTCGCCGTCTTCAGGTGCAACGTCAATTCTTCACGTCCCAGCGCAGCGAGAATGCCAGTGGTGATCATGCTGCGTTCGCGACGTGTCAGGTCATCGTTGCTCCACAGCTCGCCCCAGGCGAGACGAGTGATCATCTGCTGGAAGGGTGCATCGAGTGACGAGGCATTGCGTGTCGAACGCTCGACGTGTTCCTCTCCCAGCACCTGCTTGCGCGTGACCAGCCCGGTATCATAGGCCACGCCCTGAGCGCCGACGTCGCCCAGATCAACGGCCAGCGAATCCAGCAGCCAGGCCGCCATACGTTCCGGAACTTCCACCGAGGGCACGTGGCCGACCTGATCGAATATCTCGACACCAATCTCGACACCAATCTCGACACCACTCCCGGCGCACTCCTCACTCAACGCCTGCAAGCTCTCCGGTGGTGTGGCGAGATCTTCACTGCCTGCCAGCAACTGCACCTTCAGCTCTGCGGCCGCCGATAGTCGGCCTCGAAAATCACTGCGCCCGAGCATTTCGCACAGCTGGGCATAGGACTCATCATCGCCGCAGGCCATGCTGGTCTGCCATCCCGCCTTGAGGGCCGGCTGCGCCTCGAATGCCGCCGGGGCGAACCAGCGCGGTACGATCTCGGCAGACATCGCCGCCAGCCCTTGCTGGCGCACACGCTGGGCGCGGGTGTTCCACATCTCACTGTTGCCGATCACCGCACCGGTATTGGTCAGCGTCACCGACAACAGCCGCTCGGCATGCTGTTCGATCAAGGTCTGGCCAATCACACCGCCGATGGACGTGCCGACATAGTGAAACTGCCCCGCGCCGATATGATCGACCAGCGCCAGCAGCTCCTCAGCCAGCTGTCCCGGGCTGATGTCACCACCTTCTGCCAGCGGTGCACTGGCCCCGTGCCCGGGCAGGTCCCAACTGAGTACACGATAACGCGGCAGCAGACGTGGCAGCAGGTCATCCCATACCGACTGGTTCATCCCCAATGGATGACCCAGCACCAGCACCGGCAGCGCCTCGGCGCCCAGAATACGATAGGCCACACTGCGGCCATTGATCTCGACAAATGCCATGCTGACTCTCCGTTGGCAAAAGCACTGCAGTTATTTCCGAATCAAGCTTACTCGACACGTTCGATCAGCGTAGCAATCCCCTGCCCCACGCCAACACACATGGTGCACAGTGCGTAGCGCTTGTGCTGGCGATGCAGTTCATGGGCCGCGGTCATCAGCAGGCGTGCCCCGGACATGCCCAGCGGGTGACCCAGGGCGATGGCACCGCCGTTGGGATTGACCCGTGGATCATCATCGGCAATATCCAGATCGCGCATGCAGGCCAGTGCCTGGGCAGCGAACGCCTCGTTGAGTTCGATAATATCGACCTCATTGATGCTGACGCCGGTACGTTCCAGCAGGCGGCGTACCGCGGGTACCGGGCCATAACCCATGATGCGCGGCTCGACACCGGCGGTGGCCATGCCGATGATCCGTGCCATCGGCTGCAGACTGTGCTGTTTGACCGCCGCTTCGCTGGCGACCAGCATCGCCGCCGCGCCATCGTTGACCCCGGACGCATTGCCCGCGGTCACCGTGCCGTTGTCACGAAACGGTGTCGGTAGCCTGGCCAGTTTCTCGAGACTGGTGCCGGCACGCAGGTGCTCATCCTGATCGAAGCTCAACGGCTCCTGCTTGCGGCGCGGTATCTGGATGGCAACGATTTCCTCGGCAAAACGTCCAGCCTGCTGCGCGGCTTCGGCTTTCTGCTGGGAACGCACGGCAAAGGCATCCTGGTCCTCGCGAGAGATGCCGAACTGCTCGGCGACATTCTCGGCGGTTTCCGGCATCGAATGCGTACCATGCGCCTTGTCCATCAGTGGATTGACGAAGCGCCAGCCGATGGTGGTGTCCTCGATCTTCTGGCCACGAGTGAAGGCACTATCGGCCTTGCCCATCACATAGGGCGCGCGTGACATGGACTCCACGCCACCGGCCAGTGCCAGGTCCATTTCCCCGGCCTTGATCGCG
This Halomonas huangheensis DNA region includes the following protein-coding sequences:
- the pcaG gene encoding protocatechuate 3,4-dioxygenase subunit alpha translates to MEQPNFKPTAELMLRETASQTAGPYVHIGLALDVAGLPERDDEIWNRMASDSADGERITVVGRVIDGNGDLVRDALLEAWQADGNGDYQPVYDSQANFNSFGRTATTAEGNSEWTLHTIKPGAISRADGKIMAPHINLAVFARGVNIQLQTRLYFEDESEANAQCPVLNAVESPMRRQTLIACRESDESGGTRYRLDIVLQGEGETVFFDY
- a CDS encoding muconate cycloisomerase family protein, with the translated sequence MSCLIESIETLLVDLPTIRPHKLSMATMATQTMVIVRLRCADGIEGLGEATTIGGLSYGPESPESMKVNLDTYLAPVLVGEDASNINLLMARLNKVAKGNAIAKSALETALLDAQGKRLGVSVATLLGGDRHSHLPVLWTLASGDTERDIEEAQRLVDERRHRDFKLKIGLRPVAEDLRHVAAIKAALGDDASVRVDVNQAWDENTAVRAIAALQEAGVELIEQPIPAHQHAGMARLSRRFEVAMLADEGVQDSADGLALIKQGFSGAFALKIAKSGGPSGALQLAHLAQAAGIGLYGGTMLEGTIGSVAALHAWATLPAMQWGTEMFGPLLLTDDIVTRPLRFAEFGVELPSGPGLGVELDEDRLREFAR
- the pcaF gene encoding 3-oxoadipyl-CoA thiolase — protein: MTAVYICHPRRSAIGRFGGSLSSVRPDDLAADIFKAVLESAPRLDAAAIEEVFMGCANQAGEDNRNVARMSALLAGVPSSVPGTTMNRLCGSGMDAVGTAFRAIKAGEMDLALAGGVESMSRAPYVMGKADSAFTRGQKIEDTTIGWRFVNPLMDKAHGTHSMPETAENVAEQFGISREDQDAFAVRSQQKAEAAQQAGRFAEEIVAIQIPRRKQEPLSFDQDEHLRAGTSLEKLARLPTPFRDNGTVTAGNASGVNDGAAAMLVASEAAVKQHSLQPMARIIGMATAGVEPRIMGYGPVPAVRRLLERTGVSINEVDIIELNEAFAAQALACMRDLDIADDDPRVNPNGGAIALGHPLGMSGARLLMTAAHELHRQHKRYALCTMCVGVGQGIATLIERVE
- a CDS encoding alpha/beta fold hydrolase; this translates as MAFVEINGRSVAYRILGAEALPVLVLGHPLGMNQSVWDDLLPRLLPRYRVLSWDLPGHGASAPLAEGGDISPGQLAEELLALVDHIGAGQFHYVGTSIGGVIGQTLIEQHAERLLSVTLTNTGAVIGNSEMWNTRAQRVRQQGLAAMSAEIVPRWFAPAAFEAQPALKAGWQTSMACGDDESYAQLCEMLGRSDFRGRLSAAAELKVQLLAGSEDLATPPESLQALSEECAGSGVEIGVEIGVEIFDQVGHVPSVEVPERMAAWLLDSLAVDLGDVGAQGVAYDTGLVTRKQVLGEEHVERSTRNASSLDAPFQQMITRLAWGELWSNDDLTRRERSMITTGILAALGREELTLHLKTAKRIGLSEAELRQVLMHVAIYAGVPAANHAFALAKELGWGKG
- a CDS encoding GNAT family N-acetyltransferase, which gives rise to MISIRATRYCDIPDLPMIESSAGQAFLVIPELAWVADDAVLSEAQHRQLLRIGQCWVVADEHDRPCAFIAVRPGEDGLHIEELAVHADRQRQGLGRALMQHVIEVARQQGVVELTLTTFRDIAWNAPFYARLGFRILEDHELSAVLRNTLDTEVAHGFRRDSRCAMALPL
- the pcaH gene encoding protocatechuate 3,4-dioxygenase subunit beta, yielding MTTQRRFVERDRNWHPPAYAPGYKTSIPRSPSQALVSLQNPSVSELTGPDFRKLRMGAHDNDLLMNFRDAEQPGLPVGERIILFGRVVDQFGKPVPHTLVEMWQANAGGRYRHKKDAYLAPLDPNFGGVGRCLTDEDGWYRFRTIKPGPYPWPNGINSWRPAHIHVSVMGPSISTRLITQMYFEGDPLIPICPIVQTLNDPEAVQTMIGRLDMARSRPMDALAWRFDLVVRGELQTWFENQ
- the pcaQ gene encoding pca operon transcription factor PcaQ: MLDQRIKLRHLNAFLEVARRRSFARAAESLAISQPAISKAIRELEEHVGAVLFERTAQGVSLTQAGLTLLRHAGPAVRALEEGVEALADAHNGQRWLRVGALSTVESRLLPTAIQRWQSSPLGRDVSIQVVTGTSAFLLSRLASGELDIVVGRMTAAREIRELAFEHLYYESLRLVVRAAHPLAGVSLQGAEPLIDYPWALPPQRTTLRQQVDSFCARHAISVPSPCLETLSLPISRRYVQDTDAIWIAPFEAVAEALDDGSLVELSLAFEQQGGSVGLCLNASMQPTTALHGFCEVLRLAALERPQ
- a CDS encoding LysR family transcriptional regulator, coding for MELRHLRYFRAAAEELNITRAAQRLHMAQPPLTRQINQLEEELGAKLFERGPRGLTLTPAGQFFYEHSLQILEKLDTTVTAVRRMVRHNRELFGIGFVPSLFYGQLPLLVRGLRQKDDVELTLAEMTTVEQVQALKAGRIDIGFGRLRIDDPEVEQEVLFEEPMMAAVPVGHPLDGSMPTLEELAQYPLVLYPASPRPSLADIVLGLFRRRGLKVEVAQEAHEMQTALGLVVSHFGITLVPEQVKRQNRDGISYLYLAEKHITSPIVCSRRRGEVPSETMKEANAILKVLVENRISGKYP
- the catC gene encoding muconolactone Delta-isomerase: MLFQVEMTVKLPVDMPVAKAAEIKATEKAYSQELQRSGKWRHLWRVAGSYSNVSIFDVEDNAELQELVSNLPLFPYMDISVKPLCRHPSSVRGDDS